The Methanobrevibacter boviskoreani JH1 genomic interval CTTTATAAATTTTTTAGATTGTTGGCCTAATAGGGATATGGATCTTTTTTGGGATAATCATAGGATAGAACAAATTCCCTTAAATCTTTTTAATGATCTATATCTTTTAAAAGATTCTAAACTACAAAAATATGATAATTTATATCCTGATAAATCCTTTAGAATATATGAGGAACTTGTCTTGAATTCTGATAAACTTGATTCAATACTTTCTATCTGTTCGCCAGAACATATTAAAATACTGTGTGATTTTGTAAAATCCTCTTCTGATTTTAAACTTAATCTAATTATTAACAACGAAATCTTAGAAGAGTTATTATTAAATTACAGGGATTTTCTGAAACTATTAATGGAATCAGATGATGTGAATATTTATATTCCGGAAAGTGACTTCAACTTCTTTTTAAATATCGGAAATAATTTCATGTCATTAAATCTTTTTGATTTTAATTTAAACTGTGATATTGGGAACATGATGTATGGTAAATCTGTAGAAAATATTAGGTGGGCCCGTAAACTATTCAATCATTGTTTGGATAATTCAAAACCATTGGATGAGGTGTTTATCAATAATTTAAAATAGTAAAATAGTTTTATTAGTTTGAATGAGGTGTTTATCAATAATTTAAAATGGTAAAGTGGTTTTATTATTGGCTAAACCAGTTAAATGATTCTATTGTTTAATAGGTATAATAATGAATGGTTTTCTATTAAATTAAATCAGTTAAAAAATATTAAAACTAGTAGATTATTTTATTATTGGTTAAAATATATTAAAAAAAGTTTTATTTTAAGAAATTAGTAGTTTGCTATTAATTTCTTCTTTAAATTTTAAATTTTTTCTATTTTATATTTCGTAGTGTCTTGGTGGGTTTCCTGAGAAGTCTGCTATTGTTGCTTTTCCTGAGAAGGTGAATACTTCGAATGTTGGGTTGTCTGCTGTTTGGTATAATGTTTTCACAAGTTCGTTTGAGTCGATTACTTTCTGTTTTAATTCAAGGTCGTCTATGAATTCTACTTCTCCGCTTACTCTTAACCATTCATATTCTGGGGTTGCTGTTGTAAGTTCGAATTTTGGATCTGCTTGTAATTCTTTGTATACTGGTTTTGTGTTTGCTGTGCAGAAGTATGGTTTGTTGTTTTCTTGGAAGTAGTAGAGTATTGGTCTTACTTTTGCTTCTCCGTCTAATCCTTTAGTTGCTATGTATACAAGTGGGTTTTCTTCTAAAAATTTTAACATAATGATTCACATCCTTTTATCTTAAATCTTTGATCTTAAACATTTAATATTAAATAAAATATTTTTTGTTTAATCTTAATTTCTTTTATTTGCATTTAATTGTATAATTAAACATATATAAAGAATTTTTGTAACTTTTTGGTAACTTGTAATGTTTTTTTACATTATTTAGTATTTGTGTGT includes:
- a CDS encoding pyridoxamine 5'-phosphate oxidase family protein, encoding MLKFLEENPLVYIATKGLDGEAKVRPILYYFQENNKPYFCTANTKPVYKELQADPKFELTTATPEYEWLRVSGEVEFIDDLELKQKVIDSNELVKTLYQTADNPTFEVFTFSGKATIADFSGNPPRHYEI
- a CDS encoding helix-turn-helix transcriptional regulator, which encodes MTNFNFDLNIKLNKILRSHIKSLIFLDIIEGPKTMNDLKKHGFGSSVSNALKFLEDNQMIRINKDGLYVLSSEGKIVAVNFINFLDCWPNRDMDLFWDNHRIEQIPLNLFNDLYLLKDSKLQKYDNLYPDKSFRIYEELVLNSDKLDSILSICSPEHIKILCDFVKSSSDFKLNLIINNEILEELLLNYRDFLKLLMESDDVNIYIPESDFNFFLNIGNNFMSLNLFDFNLNCDIGNMMYGKSVENIRWARKLFNHCLDNSKPLDEVFINNLK